From the genome of Labrus bergylta chromosome 4, fLabBer1.1, whole genome shotgun sequence, one region includes:
- the fbxo36b gene encoding F-box only protein 36b, which yields MASLLTDPLFEIAGRGSPPDKTFYNFSVKNTVVIWRWWKISLRSADRHARPGELKESHQDFLDDTQLQSEVSMVFGPQILQYTKALCQGHFDYLERLPDSLLLSIINYLQLEDVGQLGRTSHRFKQLCMSDGFWEQAVRRHCNTVSDEVTSLAAEVGWFSIFFTSKLQLQKLLSRRRLKSYKDHEEQVSDRNKMVEKSIDESSEEEQISGPELDSQLGIIPDPSLGSETGTGFDTSSCCDADPYPDPCPEPEAGSEFSFPLSYQLLQETKKCVEEMQGPNDALIIGGVDCSAEPDKTQSE from the exons ATGGCGTCCCTCTTAACAGACCCGCTGTTTGAAATCGCTGGACGCGGTTCACCACCAGACAAAACTTTTTACAATTTTTCTGTCAAGAACACCGTT GTGATCTGGAGATGGTGGAAGATATCTCTGAGAAGTGCAGATAGGCACGCCAGACCTGGGGAGCTGAAGGAGTCTCACCAGGACTTCTTGGATGACACTCAGTTACAGA GTGAGGTCAGTATGGTTTTCGGTCCTCAAATTTTGCAGTACACCAAAGCTCTGTGCCAAGGCCACTTTGATTATCTGGAGCGCCTGCCTGACTCCTTACTTCTGTCGATAATAAATTATCTACAACTAGAGGATGTGGGTCAACTTGGACGGACGTCACACAGGTTCAAGCAG CTATGTATGTCAGACGGGTTTTGGGAGCAGGCAGTGCGCCGACACTGCAACACCGTTTCAGATGAGGTAACTTCTCTGGCAGCTGAGGTGGGATGGTTCAGCATCTTCTTCACCAGcaagctgcagctgcagaaatTGCTTAGCCGCAGGAGGCTGAAGTCTTATAAGGACCATGAGGAACAGGTCTCTGACCGCAATAAAATGGTTGAGAAATCTATTGATGAAAGCTCAGAGGAAGAACAGATATCCGGTCCTGAGCTGGACTCTCAACTTGGTATTATCCCCGATCCAAGCCTTGGCTCCGAAACTGGCACTGGCTTTGACACCAGCTCTTGCTGTGATGCTGACCCTTACCCTGACCCTTGCCCTGAACCTGAGGCTGGCTCTGAATTCAGCTTTCCCTTGTCTTACCAATTGTTGCAGGAGACCAAGAAGTGTGTGGAGGAAATGCAGGGCCCAAACGATGCACTGATTATTGGAGGAGTAGACTGCAGTGCAGAGCCAGACAAGACACAGAGTGAATGA
- the agfg1b gene encoding arf-GAP domain and FG repeat-containing protein 1b isoform X3: MATSAKRKQEETHLKILREMTSSPANRKCFDCDQRGPTYVNMTVGSFVCTTCSGILRGLNPPHRVKSISMTTFTHQEIEFLQKHSNEVCKHIWLGLYDDRTSVVPDFREPQKVKEFLQEKYEKKRWYVPPDQARVNVQASVSGSSASSTGSTPEVQPLKTLQLNKTPLRQSPGVGRSQAHSAALEKKFDLLSDLGGDIFAALPTQTSSSTNFANFAHFPSQSGGGVPIPSMSSAVPNQTHKGSCDRYAALAELDNEFSSTVSSSGNVQGNIFGPVLGSSPAQNPPVLPSIQPGFGAVPSTNPFVAAAVAPEMATNPFQTNGRAPAAASFGTGSMSMPAGFGNASSYCLPTSFSGNFQQQFPGQAPIPYSQPAAYNPQSNGPAFPVYVQNKPSMTAFGPPMAGPGMSNNPFMAGAPAGSFPSGGTSTNPFL, from the exons ATGGCGACCAGTGCCAAGCGAAAGcaggaggagactcatctgaaGATTCTCCGGGAAATGACTAGCTCACCCGCGAATAGGAAATGCTTTGACTGCGACCAGCGCGGCCCGACCTATGTCAACATGACAGTGGGCTCCTTCGTCTGTACCACCTGCTCCGGCATCTT ACGAGGACTGAATCCCCCGCACAGAGTGAAGTCCATCTCTATGaccacattcacacatcagGAAATCGAGTTCTTACAGAAACACAGCAATGAG GTCTGTAAACACATCTGGTTGGGCCTCTATGACGACAGGACATCAGTTGTTCCAGATTTCCGAGAACCACAGAAAGTAAAAGAGTTCCTtcaagaaaaatatgaaaagaaaagatg GTATGTTCCTCCAGACCAGGCAAGGGTAAATGTTCAGGCCTCTGTGTCTGGCTCCTCAGCCAGCAGCACTGGTAGTACccctgaagtccaacccctcaaGACCCTGCAGCTTAACAAGACCCCACTGCGCCAG TCTCCGGGGGTCGGTCGTTCCCAAGCTCACTCAGCTGCTCTGGAGAAGAAGTTTGACTTGCTCTCTGACCTGGGAGGAGACATCTTTGCTGCTCTGCCCACTCAAACCTCCAGCTCTACCAACTTTGCCAATTTTGCACATTTTCCAAGCCAGTCGG GTGGAGGTGTGCCAATTCCATCAATGTCTAGCGCTGTCCCAAACCAAACCCACAAAGGAAGCTGCGATCGCTATGCTGCTCTGGCTGAACTGGACAATGAATTCAGCTCGACTGTCTCTTCAAGCGGCAATGTACAAGG GAACATATTTGGACCGGTACTTGGTTCATCGCCGGCCCAGAATCCTCCTGTGTTACCCAGCATTCAGCCTGGTTTTGGAG CTGTCCCATCAACAAACCCCTTCGTTGCTGCAGCTGTTGCCCCGGAAATGGCTACCAACCCTTTCCAGACCAATGGCAGAGCTCCAGCTGCAG CTTCGTTTGGTACTGGCTCTATGAGCATGCCTGCTGGCTTTGGGAATGCATCTTCCTACTGTCTCCCGACCAGTTTCAGCGGAAACTTCCAGCAGCAATTCCCCGGCCAGGCCCCCATCCCTTACTCTCAACCTGCGGCCTACAACCCTCAGTCCAATG GCCCTGCATTTCCAGTCTACGTCCAGAACAAGCCCTCCATGACGGCCTTTGGGCCACCCATGGCTGGCCCTGGCATGTCCAATAACCCCTTTATG gcGGGAGCCCCAGCAGGGTCGTTCCCTTCGGGGGGTACTTCCACCAACCCATTCCTGTAG
- the agfg1b gene encoding arf-GAP domain and FG repeat-containing protein 1b isoform X2, producing MATSAKRKQEETHLKILREMTSSPANRKCFDCDQRGPTYVNMTVGSFVCTTCSGILRGLNPPHRVKSISMTTFTHQEIEFLQKHSNEVCKHIWLGLYDDRTSVVPDFREPQKVKEFLQEKYEKKRWYVPPDQARVNVQASVSGSSASSTGSTPEVQPLKTLQLNKTPLRQSPGVGRSQAHSAALEKKFDLLSDLGGDIFAALPTQTSSSTNFANFAHFPSQSAAPQGNSDTNFANFEAFGNTTIPSHLSTSPPSKSFSSGGGVPIPSMSSAVPNQTHKGSCDRYAALAELDNEFSSTVSSSGNVQGNIFGPVLGSSPAQNPPVLPSIQPGFGAVPSTNPFVAAAVAPEMATNPFQTNGRAPAAASFGTGSMSMPAGFGNASSYCLPTSFSGNFQQQFPGQAPIPYSQPAAYNPQSNGPAFPVYVQNKPSMTAFGPPMAGPGMSNNPFMAGAPAGSFPSGGTSTNPFL from the exons ATGGCGACCAGTGCCAAGCGAAAGcaggaggagactcatctgaaGATTCTCCGGGAAATGACTAGCTCACCCGCGAATAGGAAATGCTTTGACTGCGACCAGCGCGGCCCGACCTATGTCAACATGACAGTGGGCTCCTTCGTCTGTACCACCTGCTCCGGCATCTT ACGAGGACTGAATCCCCCGCACAGAGTGAAGTCCATCTCTATGaccacattcacacatcagGAAATCGAGTTCTTACAGAAACACAGCAATGAG GTCTGTAAACACATCTGGTTGGGCCTCTATGACGACAGGACATCAGTTGTTCCAGATTTCCGAGAACCACAGAAAGTAAAAGAGTTCCTtcaagaaaaatatgaaaagaaaagatg GTATGTTCCTCCAGACCAGGCAAGGGTAAATGTTCAGGCCTCTGTGTCTGGCTCCTCAGCCAGCAGCACTGGTAGTACccctgaagtccaacccctcaaGACCCTGCAGCTTAACAAGACCCCACTGCGCCAG TCTCCGGGGGTCGGTCGTTCCCAAGCTCACTCAGCTGCTCTGGAGAAGAAGTTTGACTTGCTCTCTGACCTGGGAGGAGACATCTTTGCTGCTCTGCCCACTCAAACCTCCAGCTCTACCAACTTTGCCAATTTTGCACATTTTCCAAGCCAGTCGG CAGCACCTCAGGGTAATTCAGATACCAACTTTGCCAATTTTGAGGCATTTGGAAACACCACAATTCCATCCCATCTGAGCACGTCACCCCCCTCAAAGTCTTTTTCATCAG GTGGAGGTGTGCCAATTCCATCAATGTCTAGCGCTGTCCCAAACCAAACCCACAAAGGAAGCTGCGATCGCTATGCTGCTCTGGCTGAACTGGACAATGAATTCAGCTCGACTGTCTCTTCAAGCGGCAATGTACAAGG GAACATATTTGGACCGGTACTTGGTTCATCGCCGGCCCAGAATCCTCCTGTGTTACCCAGCATTCAGCCTGGTTTTGGAG CTGTCCCATCAACAAACCCCTTCGTTGCTGCAGCTGTTGCCCCGGAAATGGCTACCAACCCTTTCCAGACCAATGGCAGAGCTCCAGCTGCAG CTTCGTTTGGTACTGGCTCTATGAGCATGCCTGCTGGCTTTGGGAATGCATCTTCCTACTGTCTCCCGACCAGTTTCAGCGGAAACTTCCAGCAGCAATTCCCCGGCCAGGCCCCCATCCCTTACTCTCAACCTGCGGCCTACAACCCTCAGTCCAATG GCCCTGCATTTCCAGTCTACGTCCAGAACAAGCCCTCCATGACGGCCTTTGGGCCACCCATGGCTGGCCCTGGCATGTCCAATAACCCCTTTATG gcGGGAGCCCCAGCAGGGTCGTTCCCTTCGGGGGGTACTTCCACCAACCCATTCCTGTAG
- the agfg1b gene encoding arf-GAP domain and FG repeat-containing protein 1b isoform X1 translates to MATSAKRKQEETHLKILREMTSSPANRKCFDCDQRGPTYVNMTVGSFVCTTCSGILRGLNPPHRVKSISMTTFTHQEIEFLQKHSNEVCKHIWLGLYDDRTSVVPDFREPQKVKEFLQEKYEKKRWYVPPDQARVNVQASVSGSSASSTGSTPEVQPLKTLQLNKTPLRQSPGVGRSQAHSAALEKKFDLLSDLGGDIFAALPTQTSSSTNFANFAHFPSQSAAAPQGNSDTNFANFEAFGNTTIPSHLSTSPPSKSFSSGGGVPIPSMSSAVPNQTHKGSCDRYAALAELDNEFSSTVSSSGNVQGNIFGPVLGSSPAQNPPVLPSIQPGFGAVPSTNPFVAAAVAPEMATNPFQTNGRAPAAASFGTGSMSMPAGFGNASSYCLPTSFSGNFQQQFPGQAPIPYSQPAAYNPQSNGPAFPVYVQNKPSMTAFGPPMAGPGMSNNPFMAGAPAGSFPSGGTSTNPFL, encoded by the exons ATGGCGACCAGTGCCAAGCGAAAGcaggaggagactcatctgaaGATTCTCCGGGAAATGACTAGCTCACCCGCGAATAGGAAATGCTTTGACTGCGACCAGCGCGGCCCGACCTATGTCAACATGACAGTGGGCTCCTTCGTCTGTACCACCTGCTCCGGCATCTT ACGAGGACTGAATCCCCCGCACAGAGTGAAGTCCATCTCTATGaccacattcacacatcagGAAATCGAGTTCTTACAGAAACACAGCAATGAG GTCTGTAAACACATCTGGTTGGGCCTCTATGACGACAGGACATCAGTTGTTCCAGATTTCCGAGAACCACAGAAAGTAAAAGAGTTCCTtcaagaaaaatatgaaaagaaaagatg GTATGTTCCTCCAGACCAGGCAAGGGTAAATGTTCAGGCCTCTGTGTCTGGCTCCTCAGCCAGCAGCACTGGTAGTACccctgaagtccaacccctcaaGACCCTGCAGCTTAACAAGACCCCACTGCGCCAG TCTCCGGGGGTCGGTCGTTCCCAAGCTCACTCAGCTGCTCTGGAGAAGAAGTTTGACTTGCTCTCTGACCTGGGAGGAGACATCTTTGCTGCTCTGCCCACTCAAACCTCCAGCTCTACCAACTTTGCCAATTTTGCACATTTTCCAAGCCAGTCGG CAGCAGCACCTCAGGGTAATTCAGATACCAACTTTGCCAATTTTGAGGCATTTGGAAACACCACAATTCCATCCCATCTGAGCACGTCACCCCCCTCAAAGTCTTTTTCATCAG GTGGAGGTGTGCCAATTCCATCAATGTCTAGCGCTGTCCCAAACCAAACCCACAAAGGAAGCTGCGATCGCTATGCTGCTCTGGCTGAACTGGACAATGAATTCAGCTCGACTGTCTCTTCAAGCGGCAATGTACAAGG GAACATATTTGGACCGGTACTTGGTTCATCGCCGGCCCAGAATCCTCCTGTGTTACCCAGCATTCAGCCTGGTTTTGGAG CTGTCCCATCAACAAACCCCTTCGTTGCTGCAGCTGTTGCCCCGGAAATGGCTACCAACCCTTTCCAGACCAATGGCAGAGCTCCAGCTGCAG CTTCGTTTGGTACTGGCTCTATGAGCATGCCTGCTGGCTTTGGGAATGCATCTTCCTACTGTCTCCCGACCAGTTTCAGCGGAAACTTCCAGCAGCAATTCCCCGGCCAGGCCCCCATCCCTTACTCTCAACCTGCGGCCTACAACCCTCAGTCCAATG GCCCTGCATTTCCAGTCTACGTCCAGAACAAGCCCTCCATGACGGCCTTTGGGCCACCCATGGCTGGCCCTGGCATGTCCAATAACCCCTTTATG gcGGGAGCCCCAGCAGGGTCGTTCCCTTCGGGGGGTACTTCCACCAACCCATTCCTGTAG
- the agfg1b gene encoding arf-GAP domain and FG repeat-containing protein 1b isoform X4 codes for MTTFTHQEIEFLQKHSNEVCKHIWLGLYDDRTSVVPDFREPQKVKEFLQEKYEKKRWYVPPDQARVNVQASVSGSSASSTGSTPEVQPLKTLQLNKTPLRQSPGVGRSQAHSAALEKKFDLLSDLGGDIFAALPTQTSSSTNFANFAHFPSQSAAAPQGNSDTNFANFEAFGNTTIPSHLSTSPPSKSFSSGGGVPIPSMSSAVPNQTHKGSCDRYAALAELDNEFSSTVSSSGNVQGNIFGPVLGSSPAQNPPVLPSIQPGFGAVPSTNPFVAAAVAPEMATNPFQTNGRAPAAASFGTGSMSMPAGFGNASSYCLPTSFSGNFQQQFPGQAPIPYSQPAAYNPQSNGPAFPVYVQNKPSMTAFGPPMAGPGMSNNPFMAGAPAGSFPSGGTSTNPFL; via the exons ATGaccacattcacacatcagGAAATCGAGTTCTTACAGAAACACAGCAATGAG GTCTGTAAACACATCTGGTTGGGCCTCTATGACGACAGGACATCAGTTGTTCCAGATTTCCGAGAACCACAGAAAGTAAAAGAGTTCCTtcaagaaaaatatgaaaagaaaagatg GTATGTTCCTCCAGACCAGGCAAGGGTAAATGTTCAGGCCTCTGTGTCTGGCTCCTCAGCCAGCAGCACTGGTAGTACccctgaagtccaacccctcaaGACCCTGCAGCTTAACAAGACCCCACTGCGCCAG TCTCCGGGGGTCGGTCGTTCCCAAGCTCACTCAGCTGCTCTGGAGAAGAAGTTTGACTTGCTCTCTGACCTGGGAGGAGACATCTTTGCTGCTCTGCCCACTCAAACCTCCAGCTCTACCAACTTTGCCAATTTTGCACATTTTCCAAGCCAGTCGG CAGCAGCACCTCAGGGTAATTCAGATACCAACTTTGCCAATTTTGAGGCATTTGGAAACACCACAATTCCATCCCATCTGAGCACGTCACCCCCCTCAAAGTCTTTTTCATCAG GTGGAGGTGTGCCAATTCCATCAATGTCTAGCGCTGTCCCAAACCAAACCCACAAAGGAAGCTGCGATCGCTATGCTGCTCTGGCTGAACTGGACAATGAATTCAGCTCGACTGTCTCTTCAAGCGGCAATGTACAAGG GAACATATTTGGACCGGTACTTGGTTCATCGCCGGCCCAGAATCCTCCTGTGTTACCCAGCATTCAGCCTGGTTTTGGAG CTGTCCCATCAACAAACCCCTTCGTTGCTGCAGCTGTTGCCCCGGAAATGGCTACCAACCCTTTCCAGACCAATGGCAGAGCTCCAGCTGCAG CTTCGTTTGGTACTGGCTCTATGAGCATGCCTGCTGGCTTTGGGAATGCATCTTCCTACTGTCTCCCGACCAGTTTCAGCGGAAACTTCCAGCAGCAATTCCCCGGCCAGGCCCCCATCCCTTACTCTCAACCTGCGGCCTACAACCCTCAGTCCAATG GCCCTGCATTTCCAGTCTACGTCCAGAACAAGCCCTCCATGACGGCCTTTGGGCCACCCATGGCTGGCCCTGGCATGTCCAATAACCCCTTTATG gcGGGAGCCCCAGCAGGGTCGTTCCCTTCGGGGGGTACTTCCACCAACCCATTCCTGTAG